The genomic interval AATCTGCAAATAGCAGAATCATATAAATTGATTCCCATGGATGGAATTTATGCAGCCAGGATTGTCTGCCGAAGAAATATGTATGATGGCATGTTGTACATTGGGACCAGACCTACTTTAGAAAGTAAGATCCGCACCATTGAAGTTAATATTTTCAACTTTGATGAAAATATATATGGTGAAATTATTACTGTTTTTTTTGCTGAACTTATCCGGGAAGATGAAAAGTTTTCTGATATAGCTGCCTTACAGGAAAAACTGTACAGCGACCGTAGAAAAGCCATAGACATACTCAGTAGCATAAGTAAATAATAACTTTCAGCCTTACATTAAAAAACCTGCCCCATTATAAAAGAGGCAGGTTTTTACTTTAAAATGCTTATAAGTTACTAAGTTATTAACGCTATAATTCTATTCACTTACCGGCGCTTCTTCTTGATTGCTCTGTCCAAAGTTCAGGTGTAGTGTAAAACGCAGTGTATCGGCCAGTGGGCTATTAGCTCCTTTTTGCTGGGGAATCAGATAAGCAAAATCAAACCCTAATTTCTGGTAACGGATACCTACGCCTAAGGTAAAATACTTACGGTTGCCTTTATCACGGCTTTCGCTAAAATAACCAGCCCGTGCCGAAAACAAATCATTGTACCAGTATTCTAACCCGGTAGCAATGCTAACCTCCTCCAACTCCTCACTTATACCATCTGGCGCATCACCAAAAGAACCTAAGGCTCCGCTGATAAATGTTTTATTGCTTCTGGTGCCATTAGCATTTGGCGTTGGCACCAGTAACTTATTAAAATCCAGTGCCCAGGTAATTTTGTTGTACGGATCAGCATTGAGAGTAATACCAGTACCTACTTTCAGATTGGTAGGAATGAATTCACGCTGGTCTCTGGTGGTATAAGATATTTTAGCCCCTAAATTGGAAAGATTAGCCCCAAAAGCAAAATTTACATCATTACCAGAGATATTCAGATCTTTGTTGTAATAGAGGGCAACATCGCCTGAAGCAGTATTACCTGCTTTCACCTGCCCAACCGTATTGACAAAATTGAAATTTCCGGCCAGATTAGAATGGATAAAACGCAGGGCTACAGCCAGTCCGAGGTTATTAGATAATTTACGAGAGTATGTTCCGCCAATGGCAAATTCCCTGGAATTAAAATCCCTAATAGGATTACCATTTTCGTCCGTAAATTGAATATCGCCAAGGTTAAAATAGGTAAGGTTAACACCTATTGCCTGATTATTATCTACTTTGTAATAGCCATTCAAGGTTGAAATGGACATATCATTTACCAGATTACGCAGCCAGGGCGTATAATTCACAGATAAACCAAATTTTTTATCGAGAAAAGCTAATTTGGCAGGATTCCAATAGATAGCATTGGCATCCGGTGAAATAGCAACGCCGGCATCACCTAATGCACCCGAACGGGCATCGGGAGAGATGGTAAGAAAAGAAACAGGTGTGATAATAGCCCGTCTTGTTGTGTCCTGGCCTGAAAGAGATTGTGATGACTGACCAAATACATTCGCTCCTATACAAACTGCTATCAGCAATAAAAAGGAATACTTATTTATCATGTGAATTGTAAAATTGATGTGTAAATATAGCAAAGAAATCTAAAAAGGAATTTTCATGAATACAATTGTTTGAAAGGCAGTTTTTTGATATAAAAATTATGCAACCTTTAATTGAATAATTACTACAAAAGTAATCGCCTAAAAACAAAAATCTATTGAAAAATAACTAACCGGTTAAAAAGGTGGGTTTGAGAGCCATCTGCCATAGAACGAACAGACAGCTTATAAATGTATACGCCATTGTGTATTTTGTTATCATAATCTCCTTTTCCATCCCATCTTAAATCTTTGAATTGTTCCGGGCTTGCATAAGCTATGGTATGTAGCGTTTTAATGATTTGTCCGGAAAGTGAGTAAATGTCAACAGTAATTTCTAAGTCTTCTCCAGCCCGGTTATGGTCGAACTGAAATTGAGTAAAATCACGGAATGGATTAGGTACATTGAGAACATTCCTCAGGGCTATGGCTTCACTATTTGCTACAATAAAACGAATATCCGCCTGGGAAGAATTATTGTAGGTATCCCAGGCTTTAAGCGTGAGGGTATAGGAGCCGGGAGCAAGGTTTTTAAAAGGATAATAGATCTGACCCTTTCGATAATCATCTATGGAAGCAGTATAATATTCATTCAATACAATTTCCTCAGACGTTGAGTGTAAAGTAGCTGTAATCCCGTGCCCGATCCCAGTTTGCGTAACATTAATTCCATTTTCATCAGATAACAAAGCCATCAGAGCAGTGTTAGAACCGGTAATACTTCCATCCACAAAGGTAGTGTCGTTCATAAACAAGCGAATCAATGGAGGTGTCTGGTCGGGGTTGATAAGTGGAATACTGCCACCGATCATTACTTGCTGTGAACCGTTTGCATCCTGTCCAGTTTCATTCTGGGCATACATACTGATTTTTCCGGCATCGAAACGGTAATCAATATCTTTAGGTACAACGAAGTTCAACTCAAATACACCGTTCTTTACACTAACTTTTCCTTCAAATAAAATATTCTGTTGCACCTTAAAATTCATTCTGGCGCTCCGCTCGGTTCCAAGAGTGGTAAGGGTACTCTTTTTATCGAAAACAGTGGCATAGAGCAGGCCATTAAACTCACTTTGTAATTGCCCTGAAAAACGGTCTTGTAGATATCCTTCAATGGAAACTTTACTTAATGCTTTTAAGGTATCTGCTCCGGCACTTATATCCTTCTTATTAATCTTACTGATGCTGATGTTTTGTTCAGGATAAGCCAATCGCATGGATGGATCGCCAAGCAATGCAAAATTCCGGTTGATGCTGCCGCTGAGACTATTGTTTTTTGTATGTTTCATCACATCTCCCAGCCTTGGCATTTGTCCATTCTGAGGTTCAAAAACGGCTGAATAGAAAGCTGTATTGAGGGCATAGTTTGTGTTAGAAAACACTGGCCTGGTTGTGGTAATCAATCCGATTGCACCACCTTTGGCATGTAATAATGCATATTCAGCCCCTGATGTACGTACAGGATCATCATAACGGCCAAATTCGCACGTTGCAGTTACCATCAAAGGTAAGTATATATTATTCCATTCATTTATTTGCGGAATACTCAGAATCTGTTCCTGCGACCAGCCAATTTCTCCGCCATGCCCGGTATAATTCAATATGAAGCTGCCTTTGTCTATGGCTTTATCAATAGCTTTTTGTACTTCCGGAGCTGTTTGTCCATTGGCGTTGGACACCTGTGGATAGGCATCCATAAAAATTTTATTGATATTAAATGCAGGATATTTAGCTGCAATTTGCTCAGCCAGCCGGTCAGCATCCAGTTGATGGGTATTATTATCTCCATCGTCGGCCACAAAACTTAGCTGGTTGCGCCATTTACCCAATGTTTTAGTATCAGTAGCATATCGAATGAGTTTAGACATTACA from Rhodocytophaga rosea carries:
- the porU gene encoding type IX secretion system sortase PorU, which translates into the protein MPSFRLLIGLILSLLPVSLLAQNSVLASGEWYKIAVSKAGIYKIDLSFLQKAGINTAALNPQNIHLYGYGGGMLPQANHMSRPADLPENAIFVEGEADGRFDNADYILFYAQSPHAVYYDTTQKIFRHQTNLYSDTTFYFLTVSDTPGLRIEEQESESNAVHTITSFDDYLFHEKELTNQIQSGREWYGEKFDFTVTQHIDFPVTGLVAGSEIKITSAVMAQASGSTQFSLALNGQEAGSHSLPGVSSGTYDVKGVNRTNTFTVLAPATDNLKLTYTYDKKGLTDAAGYLNFAGLQVKRELKAYADQTTFMALESMEYEEVNYIIKDATSQLNIWDITNPQIPANQIYALTGSTAVFGAKAGTNAGSLKEYILFSGTSFDNPVSVQRIANQNLHALSTPQFLIITPGIFKEQAIKLADFRKSHDGLQTEVATLDEIYNEFSSGRQDVSAIRDFIRYLYTRNQSLQYVLLVGDASYDYKNRISPHTNFVPIYESRESLHPIFSYSSDDYYGFMDDNEGEWTENTQGDHIMDIAVGRLPVKSVEEASNVMSKLIRYATDTKTLGKWRNQLSFVADDGDNNTHQLDADRLAEQIAAKYPAFNINKIFMDAYPQVSNANGQTAPEVQKAIDKAIDKGSFILNYTGHGGEIGWSQEQILSIPQINEWNNIYLPLMVTATCEFGRYDDPVRTSGAEYALLHAKGGAIGLITTTRPVFSNTNYALNTAFYSAVFEPQNGQMPRLGDVMKHTKNNSLSGSINRNFALLGDPSMRLAYPEQNISISKINKKDISAGADTLKALSKVSIEGYLQDRFSGQLQSEFNGLLYATVFDKKSTLTTLGTERSARMNFKVQQNILFEGKVSVKNGVFELNFVVPKDIDYRFDAGKISMYAQNETGQDANGSQQVMIGGSIPLINPDQTPPLIRLFMNDTTFVDGSITGSNTALMALLSDENGINVTQTGIGHGITATLHSTSEEIVLNEYYTASIDDYRKGQIYYPFKNLAPGSYTLTLKAWDTYNNSSQADIRFIVANSEAIALRNVLNVPNPFRDFTQFQFDHNRAGEDLEITVDIYSLSGQIIKTLHTIAYASPEQFKDLRWDGKGDYDNKIHNGVYIYKLSVRSMADGSQTHLFNRLVIFQ
- the porV gene encoding type IX secretion system outer membrane channel protein PorV — encoded protein: MINKYSFLLLIAVCIGANVFGQSSQSLSGQDTTRRAIITPVSFLTISPDARSGALGDAGVAISPDANAIYWNPAKLAFLDKKFGLSVNYTPWLRNLVNDMSISTLNGYYKVDNNQAIGVNLTYFNLGDIQFTDENGNPIRDFNSREFAIGGTYSRKLSNNLGLAVALRFIHSNLAGNFNFVNTVGQVKAGNTASGDVALYYNKDLNISGNDVNFAFGANLSNLGAKISYTTRDQREFIPTNLKVGTGITLNADPYNKITWALDFNKLLVPTPNANGTRSNKTFISGALGSFGDAPDGISEELEEVSIATGLEYWYNDLFSARAGYFSESRDKGNRKYFTLGVGIRYQKLGFDFAYLIPQQKGANSPLADTLRFTLHLNFGQSNQEEAPVSE